From the Aquirufa lenticrescens genome, the window TCCTAGCGCTAGTACAATTAGGGGTAAAAGCGCTCGCTTCGCTCGCTGAAATGTCCAGTAAATCAATGAAAAAAGACAAAGCAATTGGGCATAGGGCATCGTCATCATGATAAACCCTGCAAACCAATGTTCTACGATGAGCGAATAACTCAAAAGGTAAGTCAAAAGCGTGTATAGGCACAATGGCAACGTTCCCAACCAGATCAGGGAAGAGATGATTTTTTTCTTTAGGGGTGCCTTCGTATTGCGCTTAGCCATACCCAAAGATACACATTGTGAACCATTTTATAAATTTTCGAAAGAGGTTTGGGTTATTTCAAATTATTTTCTAATTTTGCAATCCCTTTAGGAAAGAACAATTTTAAATAATAGATACGATGGCAAAGGTTTGTCAAATTACAGGACGCAAAACTCAAGTAGGAAATAACGTTTCTCACGCTAATAACAAGACTAAGCGTAAGTTCTACCCGAACTTACAGACTAAGAAATTTTTCTTAGAGTCAGAAGGTGTTTGGGTTCGTATGAAAGTTTCTGCGAAAGCAATTCGCACGATCAACAAAAACGGATTTGA encodes:
- the rpmB gene encoding 50S ribosomal protein L28 is translated as MAKVCQITGRKTQVGNNVSHANNKTKRKFYPNLQTKKFFLESEGVWVRMKVSAKAIRTINKNGFEKTLIAAARKGTLSV